The genomic region TGCCCACCAGGATGTCCGCGGCGGAGAGCGCGGAGTCCGCCGTCAGGTACGCCTCCACCTGGGTGGACGCCGCCACGTTGCCCTGGTTGCACACCGTGGCCGTCAGCGCGATGGGCTCGGAAGAGCCGCTCGGCAGGCTGGACGGGCCGCTCACGGCGGACACGGTGAAGTCCGGCCCGTCATCCACCACCACGCGGCTGCCGAGCCGGATGTTGTTCTGCTCCTCCAGCTCCGGCACGGCGTTGGCGCGGTCCACCCACGCCGCCACGTGCCACGGGCCGCGAGGCACTCGCGCCGAAGAGGAGACCACCACCGTGGTGCACTGGCCCTCGGACAGCGGGCCCGAAGAGGCACTGCCCACCCACGTATCATCCGCGGCCACGGTGGTGTCCGCCGACAGATAGACGTCCACGTCCGCCGAAGCGGCGACAGTGCCCGGGTTGCACACCTGGACGCTCGTCTCGAAGCGAGCGGACGGAGACACGCTGGCCGGAGCGCTCACCTGCGCCACCTGGAGCTCCGCGCCGGAGCCGATGGCCATGCGCGTCCCCACGCGGGTGTTGTTCGTCTCGGACACCTCGCTCACGGCGCCGTCGGAGTCGATGACCGCGCCCAGGTACCAGAGCCCGTTGGCCACGCTCACCGGGCCCCGCGTCCGCACGTTCAGCGTGGCGCACTGCTTCGAGTGCAGCGTCCCCGTCGGCGCGCTGCCCACCAGCGTGTCCTCGGCGGTGATGCTCGGGTCCGCCGACAGATAGAGCTTCACCTGCGAGTCGGCGCTGCCCGCGCCCTGGTTGCACGCCGCCACCGTGACGAAGTAGCCGCTGCCGGACGTGGCGCTCGCGGGCCCCGTCACCGAGGCCACCCACAGGTCCGCCTTGCCGGAGGTGGTGATGGCACCCACCACCGAGTCCAGGAAGAGCTCCGCCGGACCCGAGCTCCCGCCCGTGCACCCGGCGGCCATCGCGCTGGCCATCAGCAGGGAGACCCACCAACCCTGTCGATGTGCTGCCCTCATGGACTGCCTCCCAGCGCGAACACCCGGAAGTGAACAGGAATGCTTCACTAATCCGCTGAGAGAGAACTTTCAGCCATCCTTCCCAGAAAATCCAGCTTAATACGCCTTCAAAGATGAAAAGGCGAACTCTGGCAGGTCGAATTGGACTCGCACTGTCCGAAGATAGGCAGGAGGAGGCTCTTCCCGTGTGCGCTTCAGGGCGCTGCTGAGGGCGGAGGTGCGCTGGAAGGAGAAGGAGTCGCGGTGCCAGGGGGTGGCGTCTCGGCGGGCAGCAGCGCGCCGCACGTCTGGGAGGACAGCCACTGGTGGCCGCAGGCGAAGCGGGCCAGCGGGGCGCGGGCCTGCCAGAAGAGGGCTCCGAGGATGAGGACCACCACCAGGAGCTTCACGAGCCCTGGGATGCCCTCCTCCTGCTCCGCCTCCTCGTCGCCGCGCAAGGCGGAGACGGTGGAGCGCAGCGAGTCGGTGCGATCGATGGTGGAGCCCTTGGGCAGCCGCGGCTTCCGGGTGACGAGCGCGGCCAGGTCCGGCGTGAGCATCAGCCGATCGTTGAGCGCCCAGCCCGAGCCCTCCAGCAGCAGCGCGAGGTTGCGCCGCCGCAGCTTGAGCCACCCGAACAGCCCCGCCGGGAGCATGACGGCCGCGGCGATGGTGATGGCCGCCGAGAGGACGTCCACCAGGGTGAGCGACCTGGCCTGCGACACGATGAAGGCCAGCGACGAGCCCAGGGCGGCGAACGCGATGCCCCCCGCGGCGATGAGGCCCGCGAGCCCTCCGCCTTGCGCCGGAGCCGCGGCGGGAGCGGCCCCGGGCGCGGTGGCGGCGGCGGTCGCCGCGGCGGTGGTGCTGGCATAGCCCTTCTCGAGCTGCTCCTCGAAGGCCTTGTCCCCGGAGGACGCGAAGGCCTCCACCTTCGAGGAGATGAAGCGGCCGATGCGCTGGAACGGCATGGTCATCGCTTCCCAGAGCGAGACGGGCTGGCGGAAGACATGGGTGACCAGGGCGTCGTACTCCTTGCCCTCGACGTCATGGAAGATGCCGCGCTTGCCCACCTCGAGGTAGGCGCTGCGCCCGCGCGTGACGGGGACGGCCACCTCGTAGCCCGGGCCACCCTCCCTGGGCGTCACCTGCACATAGAGGATGCAGGTGGTGCCCTGGCTGGTGAGCGCGGCGTGAGCGGCGCGAGGCTGGGCCAGCACCGCCAGCGTGTACTTGCGGCCACCGAGGATGAGCGTGCCCTTCTCGAAGAGGGCGCGCTTCTTCGCGGTGTAGAGGTCCGGCATGCTGATGAAGTTGTTGGCGAACGGCAGCAGCCAGCGCTGGAAGAGGATGAGCCGCTCCAGCTCGGTGATGGCGTCCAGCTCCTCCTTGAGCGCCAGGTCCGCCTGGCTGGCGGCCTCGAGCGTGGCCAGGTCCCCATCGGCGATGGAGGGCAGCTCGGCCACCATGCCGCGCACGGGGCTGGCGTCGAACGTGGCCTGCCAGGCCAGCACGGCGTCGGCCTTGGAGGACAGCTCCTTCCAGGCCGCGTCGCTCAGCTTCTCCGCGTCTGCGGTGACGGGCGCGGCCACGTCCTTGCGGAACGCCTCCAGCACCTCGAAGG from Hyalangium gracile harbors:
- a CDS encoding CARDB domain-containing protein, with product MRAAHRQGWWVSLLMASAMAAGCTGGSSGPAELFLDSVVGAITTSGKADLWVASVTGPASATSGSGYFVTVAACNQGAGSADSQVKLYLSADPSITAEDTLVGSAPTGTLHSKQCATLNVRTRGPVSVANGLWYLGAVIDSDGAVSEVSETNNTRVGTRMAIGSGAELQVAQVSAPASVSPSARFETSVQVCNPGTVAASADVDVYLSADTTVAADDTWVGSASSGPLSEGQCTTVVVSSSARVPRGPWHVAAWVDRANAVPELEEQNNIRLGSRVVVDDGPDFTVSAVSGPSSLPSGSSEPIALTATVCNQGNVAASTQVEAYLTADSALSAADILVGSAPVESLAPGQCAPVSIRGSASVGSGLWYLAAWVDRANTVSELVEGNNVRLGQRTPAGSAPDLAVSSVSGPGSVAVAQSVRATATVCNQGTARSAATAVAFFLSLDATITTADALLGLAPVSELRAGECTPVELTGLANVREGAWYVGAYVDGDNAVAELSESNNLRAGSLVGVGDRADLSVSRVAGPAYLRDAQAFMGQVEVCNEGTRSSGEGARVGLFVSSDATVTVSDTLLGDVSLPALAAGECTTVSISSGAGVPQGTWFLGAIADVYGGEPELLKDNNSRVGGSLAAGSTLAALHAPARFPSAPSFTATVATRN
- a CDS encoding kinesin, with protein sequence MATPLVYRRYGGSLQVDIPHFDALVEAIHIPETQWMATACPLEGLQCDPRFLSFMDADGNGRIRVAEVREAVKHTAKLLQSRKGADARSDVLEMDALSPEGAKLRAAALRILGALKVTDTARISLEQVRASEKVLREAGLNGDGIVAPAFLPEKVRGLAARIMAAFPEVKNRAGQAGIDPPTLQRFREARAALLTHMAQKEAVHVWGEPSLERARRIAAVKPLLDAYFLQCRVVAAQPDAAASLKLPAGRVEGALGDTAALEKAAAVLPIAPPKPSGGLTWAELYRGPAFEVLEAFRKDVAAPVTADAEKLSDAAWKELSSKADAVLAWQATFDASPVRGMVAELPSIADGDLATLEAASQADLALKEELDAITELERLILFQRWLLPFANNFISMPDLYTAKKRALFEKGTLILGGRKYTLAVLAQPRAAHAALTSQGTTCILYVQVTPREGGPGYEVAVPVTRGRSAYLEVGKRGIFHDVEGKEYDALVTHVFRQPVSLWEAMTMPFQRIGRFISSKVEAFASSGDKAFEEQLEKGYASTTAAATAAATAPGAAPAAAPAQGGGLAGLIAAGGIAFAALGSSLAFIVSQARSLTLVDVLSAAITIAAAVMLPAGLFGWLKLRRRNLALLLEGSGWALNDRLMLTPDLAALVTRKPRLPKGSTIDRTDSLRSTVSALRGDEEAEQEEGIPGLVKLLVVVLILGALFWQARAPLARFACGHQWLSSQTCGALLPAETPPPGTATPSPSSAPPPSAAP